Genomic segment of Apium graveolens cultivar Ventura chromosome 7, ASM990537v1, whole genome shotgun sequence:
AAGAGCTGCCGCCTAAGATGGCTTAATTATCTAAGGCCGGACATTAAGCATGGCTCCTTCACTCCTGAAGAAGACACCATTATATTTAATCTCTATAGTAAACTCGGAAGCAGGTATGCATAATGTGTTATGTGTACACAATTTCTTGCGTAATTACCATATCTTACATTAAGTTTTGAAAATTGCAGATGGTCTGTTATAGCTTCAAAACTACCTGGAAGAACAGACAATGATGTGAAGAATCACTGGAACACGAAACTGAAGAAGAAGTTACAGGCAACAAAGGACTCCTACTTGGCTACACTTAATCAACCTCCTCAAAGCTCAAATCCAATACCATTAACCTACAATCTGATTCCCAAAGCTGAAGCTAATTATAATCTCGGGTTTTCAAATATCAATCAAGGCCAGGGTTTTCTCCAGGGAATGCCATTGCCATCCAATGCTGGTGTTCTGAATTATACCGGAAACAATAGTGTCCAACAATATTCAAGCATTTCGGATTCATCTATTGCTGTGGACAGCAATGCTTCTGATCAGTTTCTAATGGATTACGGAGCCGGATTTGCTTATGATCAGATGATGACTACTGGGATTTGGAACAATAATCAAAATCAGATGAATCTCGAAGAAGCTCTCCTCAATGTTCCTACTAATTCCCTTGCAAATTCAACAGCGTGTCGAAATGTCAATGACCAATTTTATGGAAATTACTGAAGGAAGACAAAGCTAGTGGCCTAGTAGACTATATTAATATAGTCATTATATATTATGGATTTTAGGTAGGATTAGTTTGCAGAATCTAGATGTATGTCCTCATTATGATATGCTGGGATTTATTTGATAAATTTAAATAGTTTATGTTAAGACTATTAGCTTATCCTTCTTTTCTGAAATTTATCTGTTTATGCTTATGCCTGTTTGTTTTATGAAACTTCTGATTATATATACCTTTCAATTTTTCTTTGGTATTTCAAGACTGCATCTAATTTTCTTGTAACAGTTAAAAAAAACGAAGTAAGAGTGTCCGAACCTTATCAAAGCGCTTCAAGTGCAACAAAAGTTCAACGGTTCGATTCTCCTTTCCCATTCCCCCATTACTTTAAAATGTGCTTCCGGTGCAATAAGAATTTAACGGTTCGTTTCTCCTTTCCTCCTCCCCGTTACTTTAAATTAAATTTAACTATATTAGAGTGTACAGAATAAATTTTGGAGTTACGGGTATAGGTAAGTATATAGTATGTCCCATGGATTCGATTCCCGGGTGTGCGCGTGGATTTATCTAACAAAAAAAAGTATATGTTTTGTTGTTTTAGTTAGCAATTTTTGTAATTAGCAAAAAACAGGATATGTTGTGGGTGACTGGGTGCTATATTTAAATGTAAAAGAGGCCAAGACAGGGAACAAAGCCAGCAGATTGTATGGATTGGGTTTCTACTGGTCAATGTCATGAAAGGTGCATGTTGGAATATTATAGACGTGAACAGAAACAGACATTGTGCACACGCACACACATCTGCATTATTCAGCATACAAATCCAAACCAATTGCCTTGAGGTTCTCAGAAATTGCCTTATGTGGGGTTTATATAAACCATCATGGGAAATTGAAGATCTTTTTACATGTATAGACTTGCAAATCTTCCTTTCAGAATTGAATATCAGTAGAATTTACTGATATAAACACTTAAAATGTGTTGGACACTGCTGCAGTTCTCATCTATATTTATACATTGGACTGGGATATTCATGACTTTGTGTTGGGATATTCAAGACTTGCATACTCCATATCATTTCTTTTACAAAATAAGAAATTATATACAGTGACATTTGTCTGATATCATTTCTTCTGGGGGGAAATAGTAAAACACAACCAATCGTTTTCACTGGTTCATTACACTTTCCTAATTAAAATTTGGGACTTGTCCTGTCCTACATTATTATGCCCCTACAGATGCATTTGAACAAAGGCCATGCCAAGGGAAATATTCTGCTTGCTAATGCTATTTGCTTAAAGTCAGTGTACTTTGTTAATGACTGCTTCCATCCTACCAAAGGAAAGCGATATGAAACAGAACAAATAGCTGTTCTGTTTAAGGTTTCAGTAACATGCCTACAGAAAATGTAAAGGAGCAAACAGTTTCTCGGAATGAACATGACAATTAGGTTTGTATTTGCACATGTACTAGAGTATGATTGACCTGCTCTGTTTATCTATTCGCGTTAAACTTCCTATGCATGTTTATTTCAAACTAGAAACACTAATCTAATTACCAGAGACCTAGGAAATGAAATATATAATATAGTCAACTTGATGGCTAGTCTGCTATAGTGATTTGTAATTTATAGGTTGATTCAAACTTTCGATGTCAACTCCAATATTATATTCACCGGATCTTAAACAGTTGGAAAATTAAGAAATAAAGCCAATATATCAAAAGTGATATTAAATTGAAAAACCAACAATCGGATAGAAAACCGGATTCAAGATGGAATATATTTTCCCTTGAAATTACAGTCTATACATCGTTCTCTTACCAGCAATTGCTCATTAAGAAAATGAAACTTTGGGAACTCCATATTAGATTACATTCAATCTTTAATTCTTTACAAGATTTCTCCTTGATCATTGCAACTGCAAAATCAACAATGGAATGTCACGTAAGACCATAATCGAGGAAAATAATCTTCGCAGATAATAGAATGTTTACTAGATCAACTGTGATTGTAGTTAGTATAAAATACCATTATATAAGTCTAAACTTCCAAGCATATAAGCCTCTGCTTGTTCTAAAAAAAACAACATTCACCAgaagataattttttttataaataattcttTACCACGGTTACTTTTTCTTGTAGTTGCTTTTAACAGAGATATTTAATTCAAATAATCTATGAACTATACAAGAAAAATCACAATTTTTAATGAAAGAAAAAAAAACCCAGTATGAAATCAGTCTAAGGTTCAGAAATGCCCGTCAAGACCACTCAAATATCATATATATCATGTGATCAAAAGATATCTCCAAAAATTGGCATAGATAAATCCACAAGTTAAACAATTCCAGTTCTCCAATTAAACAAGATTAAAACAATTTGTTTCATGGTGCTCCTCTCACTTGTTAAAGCTTATGTCACACTAGCTCAAAACATCATAAAGCCATTGAGGCCATACATAGATTTCCTTAAAACAAGTTCATCGTTCTCTTTAGGTTCAAATCCTTTAGAAGCTTGAAATATACAGGTTAGTTGTATACACAAAATATGTTAATTCATAAATTTATTACTATTAACAATTTCTTACGCAATAAACTCTTAACCCATATATGAATATAACACAACAAATGTAATTGTGATATGGTGCAATAACAGCTTACCAAAATTTCTACTCAGTTTAGTTGGCACTTAAGAAAAATATATTGTCCTGTTAAATCATAGAATGAAAAAGGAGATTACCATTTTACAATGCCATTTCTGCCTGCAATGCAGCAAGTTCATCATCCTCAGCTGTGTTATGTTGACGAGCTGGACGTACTTGTTGCCTTCCCGCAGGAATAGGCACGGAAGTAGTAGGGGCAGTTGTGCCTGGCTGAAGAAGCTGTTCCTCCAACTCAGCTCCttctagctcttcaagttctgctTCTAACTCATCCTGCAACGATGAACTTGTAAATTAAGATACGTCTTTGAAAATGTATTCcataataataaaaaaactaaaGCACTTACTTCATCATAATCTGCTGCTGCGCCAATAGGTGCTGACAGTGCATCTTGAATTTGTTTCATGTTCTCCGTCTGTTCATTGATCTCATCCATTGTTTTGTCAACATCATCAATATTCCTGAAAATAAAATACCAATACAAGTATAAGAGGACAGTTATCCAAATAATTTGTTGTTAGTATcattaaaagaaaaaataaaagaaagtGCTCAACTATGTGAATACTACCCACTACAATCAGAACTCCAtgtataaatttttaaattttaatgcTTGTAGAGTAATAGTCATCCAAGAGTGATGCCGTGATGGTGTACATAAAGTCTTGCAGTTAGCAAGGGAGTAAGTACTTTGCAAGTTATGCTGCAGTGCAGTATAAGGATATTTATATCTTATAACCCCGCAAATATATTCCCTGTCTAACCGTATAATCATTCATAATATCCTAATTTCTAAAAATGGAAACAGCCATAGTGGAGGAGCGTTGATTTAGGTGCTGCGAGACTTGGACAATATAGTGATAAATGGGGATGTAACAATTGTCAAGTAGGAAGAAGACTATTGATGCTAGGGAGAGAAGAACTACAATATAACCGATTAAATTTCATATAACCTAATTCGAAGACAAAAGCGTGTAATAATAAAGGTATTTACTACTCCTAGCCATTTACTTTATTTATGAAAAAACTTATACACATTGAAGTGATGCAAAGTGGACCAATATATGAAATTAATTTTTATATCTTGTCTTCTGTGAACTATTAAATTAGATGAATAGATAGGCAAGTACCCCAAGCGTCAAAAACTATTGATATTTTATATGTCTATAAAAATATGAACAATTAGAAAAACGAAGGGTTGTGCAGAATTACAAATAACATTGCATAATTCTCgacttggaaaggatggatgtaATCAGTCTTCCATTTACGTTTAAAGCGATATAATCAAACAGCACTATGACTATGTTCAATACTTTAACTGCAGGAGTAGGACAAAATGAACAGTGTAGGAAGTTAAGAGTAAACTTGAACTTACGTTGCCTTTTGCATGGCCTTCATAGCAGCTGCTCCGGTCCTTAAAGCATCAACAGTTTCAGTTGTAGCTTTGGCACCTTCTAGCATAATCATCTGACACCAATGTTTAATTATCATGATTCAATATTTTTAACAAGTTTAATCTAGTTAAAGACACAAGTAACTCGTGATCCATTAGCTTAGCATATATCTTCGCATAAAGATGATCACCTGATCATGTATACGTAATTGAAAGTTCCCGAGCTGCTCTACTTGTTGTTCATAAAGCCTCTTCCTCTTTAAACACTGTATTGCCGCTGTACACAAACAATAAGGCATAATTTTGAttcagatttaaaaaaaaatatattaaaaaatcaaatttgttaAATTTCAACGTACAACTTCTTAATTTTAAACACAGTGTAACTTAAAAATAGCAATGTACAGAGATTTCCAAAGTCAAACAAAATTTGTGGTTTAAGAAGCCGGATAATGGACCTTATTACAACATATATCCAAGTAAAcacaaacaaaagaaaagaaaaaggaaacaTGTAATCATAAGAAAATCATTTAAATTGCATTCAAAACGACAAAGCTACTATTCTATACCTCTTTTGTTTTTAGCTCGCGTAAACTCTTTGGCTTTTTCAACCTCCGCCGCAGCCTTTTTCAGCAGAACCTTCTCTTTTTTCTCGAGCATCTCGAGTGTCTAAAAACAGATTAAAACAACACTTGGCAAATCCTCAAAAACGAAACACACACACATCCATAATCAGCTTATCCAAAATAAATCACAGTGCCAAATTCAAGCAATATCCACGCGAAAACACGATTAAAACCGCAATTATAACAAACTAGTCATCATATAATCACAGCGCCAGATTCAAGTAATGTTTGCTCAAAGCACGATCAAAACCGCAATTATATCAAACAAGTCATCAGATTATTCACAACACCAAATTCAAGTAATATCCCCTCGAAAACACAATCAAAACCGCTATAATAGCAAACAACTCATCATATCACCGTGCCAAATTCAAGTAATATCCACTCGAAAACACGATCAAAACCGCAAATAAAACAAACAAGTCATCATATTAATCACAGCTCCAAATTCA
This window contains:
- the LOC141675310 gene encoding vacuolar protein sorting-associated protein 32 homolog 1-like, with the protein product MFTRIFGKPKQEENAVATLDKLNETLEMLEKKEKVLLKKAAAEVEKAKEFTRAKNKRAAIQCLKRKRLYEQQVEQLGNFQLRIHDQMIMLEGAKATTETVDALRTGAAAMKAMQKATNIDDVDKTMDEINEQTENMKQIQDALSAPIGAAADYDEDELEAELEELEGAELEEQLLQPGTTAPTTSVPIPAGRQQVRPARQHNTAEDDELAALQAEMAL
- the LOC141672781 gene encoding transcription factor RAX1-like encodes the protein MGRAPCCDKSKVKRGPWSPQEDEILKNYLHSHGTGGNWISLPLKAGLKRCGKSCRLRWLNYLRPDIKHGSFTPEEDTIIFNLYSKLGSRWSVIASKLPGRTDNDVKNHWNTKLKKKLQATKDSYLATLNQPPQSSNPIPLTYNLIPKAEANYNLGFSNINQGQGFLQGMPLPSNAGVLNYTGNNSVQQYSSISDSSIAVDSNASDQFLMDYGAGFAYDQMMTTGIWNNNQNQMNLEEALLNVPTNSLANSTACRNVNDQFYGNY